A stretch of DNA from Staphylococcus sp. KG4-3:
GGTTGATTTTGTAAGGCATTGAATAAGTCATAAAACCCACCAAGTTGTTCAGAATTGACACCAAAGAAAAGAGCGGCACCTAGTACTAAAAGTAAGCAGTTAACCACAAAAGCAATGGACAATTGAATGTTTGAATCTATAATTGCATATTTAATTGCTTGCGCTTTAGATTTAGTACTTTTACGATCATACATCCTTGATTGAACAATGGATGAGTGTAAATATAAGTTATGAGGCATGATTGTCGCTCCAATTATACCTAAAGCAATAAAGAGTGCACTGTTATCTGTGATAATTGTCTTACTAGGTAAGAATCCATTTAATACTTCCGATACATGTGGGGAAGCTATAAAGACTTCAAAGATAAATATAACAAGCACAGTAAAAATTAGTGTACCTACAATAGCTTCAATTTTTCTAAAGCCAAATTTCATAATGAACAATAATAGAAACACATCTAAGACAGTGATTAACGCCCCCACCAATAATGGAATACCAAAGAGTAAATCAAGTGCGATTGCACTACCTATTACTTCAGCTATATCTGTTGCGATAATTGCTAATTCTGCAATGATCCAAAATACAAAAGCAATAGGTTTATTTAAATAGTGTTTTGTTGCTTGCGCTAAGTCCATACCTGTTGCTATTCCTAACCTCACTGTCATACTTTGCAATAACATGGCTGACAGACTTGAAAGTAAAATCACGAATAGCAAAATGTAGCCGAACTGTGCACCACCTTGCATAGATGTAATCCAGTTACCAGGATCCATATATCCTACAGCTACTAGTAGGCCGGGTCCTAGATAAGAAAAAAGTTTTTGGCTAAACTTGCCGTGAGTATTGATGGAAACTGTATTATTGATTTCATCTAAACTCTTATTATGGGATTGAATAGTTTTGCTCAATACCCTCACCTCCATATACATTTGTTAACATTTCATAGATTACTCCAAAAAAAAGATTAGGTCAACCTAAACAGTGCAGTGAAAGTTATTTTATTTTTACTGAATTAATTATTATATTTAAACATATATAATAAAAATACGTAGCAATTAGGACGTGATGATTTTTAAAGCAATATAAATTTGCTATGATAGAATTAATAAAAAATAGGAGGAAGATTATGAAAAGAAAAGCTGAAAGAATCACAGCCTGGGTAGCAAATGGTCTAAGTATATTATTTTTGTTACTTATGATCCTTGTATTTTCTTTCCTAAATGTGCCAGAATTTCAAGAAACATTTAAAGAGATGAATCAGCAACAAGGTGTAGAAATGTCAATTGAAGCATTTAAAACTTCCATGATTTTCCAAGGTAGCTTTTTAATTATTTCAACGATACTAGGTATTATCGGTACATTGACTATTAAGGGAAATCGTATATTAGCAGGCTGCATTTTAATTATTGCAGCAATTACTGGTATATTTGCAGGAAACTTTATTGCACTGATATTATGGTTTGTTGTTGCTATCATGTTGTTTGTAAGAAAAGGTCCGTATGATGGGGTAAACCAAAATGACAGAGAGTTTCCTCAACATAATTTTGACGAGCAAAATAATCAGCGTAAACAAGCAGAAATTAACCCAGAAAATGAAATGAAAAAGAAAAAAGAAGATGATCCATATATTTACTAAAATCCTTTAGATAAGATAATTTTAAGTCAATCCTCAAGATTTTAAGCTCTTGTGTAAGGTCAGATAACTCAATAAATTTAGAAGTGTCCTTAAAAAATGAAACCTCAAGTTAATACCACTATAATGATTGGGTACGGGACTTAAATATCTCTGACTAAAGAATGAACATCAATTTCTACTGAATATATAGAAATTGATGTTTTTTGATTGTATGAAATATTGAAGTTGCTACTGGTAGTGTAAATTGAGTCGTGTTATTAATTTTATAAATACGCCACCTCGTTTCAAAATCATGCGATGTTAATTTCATTATAGGAAAGGGGGTCGGTTTATTCTATATTAATAAACAAATTGAACCGATATAGTAACGTGTTGACCCCCAGAGGATAGTATGAGTGGAGGGGACCCCAAGCTTGGACCATAAACCAGGCAAACATGCACGAGCGCAATCGTGAAGTTTTTATATAAAAAGGACTAACCCATTCTAAAATGGATTAGTCCTTTATTTTGAGAATGAGTATATATGTCCCAAGCTCTTCTTATGCAATTACTATTTGTAATAGAATAATATAACGCAAGTATTATAGAGAAAATGACTATCATCATATTTCCATTTTTATTTGTTTATTTGTAAAATTTCAATAGATATTCAAATGTGTCTTCTAAAAATTCTAAAAATGACTTATCATTCTCAAGTACTTCAGAGCCTGGAGCTAAAGTACGAGCTACGAAAAATTCACCTTTTTTAACTTCTTTAACACGTTTAAATGCTTTGTATATGTCTTCATCGGTCATTTCGTGTATGTATGTTTTTTCTTGGCTCATATGATCTAAGCTTATACTAAAATCATTTGGTAGATTTTTTAATGTTTCAAATTGATTTTCGAAAGCTGTAACTTGCTGTGCTTTATCCTTCGCCTCATGCATAACACCATACATAATAAATAATTGATTTTCAAATAGCCCTATTTGAAAATGAGGCTGCATTTTATAACCGCGTTTATTAGTTGCAAATGCAACCCATGTATCTTTAGGTGGATTAACACTTCGACGAGCGTGTTTGGCTACGTGAGGATAGAATACTTCACCGGTAGCAGTTTCTAAATATTGTGAGAAATAATCACCTAAAGCATGCAATTGTGGTCTAACATGGTTATTAAGTGCTTCCATTCTGGCATCTAAGCCATCTACTGTAAATACTTTGAAGTCTTTAGGTTTAAATGTATATTGAGTCATTTGTGCCTCCTATAATCATTATTTTTGTATGTATTGTAGCACATTATACTCTGATAGACATTTTACATGCTTCTTATTTTTTAGATAGTAAATGATTTGCTATGCATTGTGTACACTATGTTTGAACAGGGTAAAGATAAAATATATTGAATAATCTTAAATTCACCTTATTCTTAATTCGTATAATTATTGAAATAATAAAGGTTGGTTAATATCTTTTTGAAAGTTAGTTAATGTATAATGAAGGATGAATAAGGAGCTGATACGATGACTGTCTATGAATTTGCCAAAGGTCTTATATTAGAAGCAGGAATTAATGTTAGAAAAATAATGAAAGAAGATATAAAAGTAGAAACTAAATCTAATCCTAATGATTTAGTGACAAATGTCGATAAAGCTACAGAAAAATATCTTTTTGATAATATAACGGAAACTTATCCTAATCATTTAGTGATTGGAGAAGAAGGACACGGACATGACTTAAAAGATGAAACAGGTGTAGTTTGGGTCATCGATCCAATAGATGGTACGTTAAATTTTGTACATCAAAAAGAAAATTTTGCAATATCTATTGGTATTTATAATAACGGGAATCCATATGCTGGATTTGTTTACGATGTTATGAATGATGTGTTGTATCATGCTAAAACTGGTGAAGGTGCGTATGAAAATGGTACATTGTTACCTAAAATCGTGAGTACGCCATTAAAGACAAGTATTATTGGAATTAATCCAAATTGGCTTACAAAGCCGAAATTAGGAGAAGTGTTCAAACCTATAGTAGAGGAAGCTAGGAGTGCACGAGCATATGGCTCTGCAGCGTTAGAGATTATACATGTCGCAACAGGCAAATTGGGCGGTTATGTAACCCCCAGATTACAACCTTGGGATTTCGCAGGTGGTTTGATTATTTTAAATGAAGTAGGGGGACTTGGTACAAATTTAATGGGAGATACATTATCAATTTATGAACCAAATTCAATTGTTATGGCCAATGCACAGTTACACTCTGAATTAATCGAACATCATTTTCAAAAAAATAACGAAATTATTGAGTTATTACAGCAGCGATTAAAAAACTAGGAATTAGTGTATATGTTATAGATAAACTTATAAAAAAAGCGTCTCAATCCTGTTTTGAGGGAATGGGACACTTAGTTATTAAATATAGTCAAAATCATTCAATTACAGCCAATCATTTTCACGATATTTCTTTTTTAATGTGAAACCGTAACCAAATGTTGCAATGAATAATATAAATGTTAAAATCATGAATGGAACATTTGTAGCAGCTATACTAAAGCTGAATAATAGCAAAAAGACAATAGCTACTATAGCGAGTACCCAGAAAATTGATTTGGATTTTTTTTGTTGCATTATACCACACCTTTATAGTTTTCTTTAACCAATTATATGATATAATAAAAAAGTTGCAAAGAAAAGTGGGAATTTACTCGAGAAAGGAAATTGTATAAAATGACTAAATTAAGAGAAGATGTGCGTAATATAGCAATCATCGCTCACGTTGACCATGGTAAAACGACACTTGTAGATGAATTATTAAAACAATCAGGAATTTTCCGTGAGAATGAGCATGTAGATGAAAGAGCAATGGATTCAAATGATATCGAAAGAGAACGTGGTATTACAATCCTTGCTAAAAATACAGCAGTGAATTATAAAGATAATCGTATTAATATTTTAGATACACCAGGTCACGCCGATTTCGGTGGAGAAGTTGAGCGTATCATGAAAATGGTTGATGGCGTTGTCTTAGTAGTTGACGCATATGAAGGCACAATGCCACAAACTCGTTTCGTATTGAAAAAAGCTTTAGAACAAAACTTAAAACCAGTAGTTGTAGTTAATAAAATCGATAAACCTGAAGCTAGACCTGAAGGTGTAGTTGATGAAGTATTAGACTTGTTTATCGAATTAGAAGCAAATGATGAGCAATTAGATTTCCCAGTAGTCTATGCTTCAGCTGTTAATGGTACAGCAAGCTTAGATCCAGAGAAACAAGACGAAAACATGCAATCATTATACGAAACGATTATTGATTATGTTCCGGCTCCTGTTGATAATAGAGATGAGCCATTACAATTCCAAACGGCGTTACTAGATTATAGTGATTATTTAGGTCGTATTGGTGTTGGACGTGTGTTCAGAGGAACAATGCGTGTAGGTGATAATGTTTCACTAATTAAATTAGATGGTACAGTTAAAAATTTCCGTGTAACTAAGATATTTGGTTACTTTGGTTTGAAACGTGAAGAAGTTAATGAAGCACATGCAGGCGACTTAATTGCTGTATCAGGTATGGAAGACATCAATGTTGGTGAAACTGTTACACCAATAGATAATAGAGATGCTTTACCTGTATTAAGAATTGACGAACCAACATTAGAAATGACTTTCAGAGTAAATAATTCTCCATTCGCTGGTCGTGAAGGTGATTATGTAACATCTCGTCAAATTCAAGAACGTTTAGATCAACAATTAGAAACAGATGTGTCATTAAAAGTTACAGAAACTGATTCACCAGATAAATGGATTGTTGCCGGCCGTGGTGAATTACACTTATCTATTTTAATTGAAAATATGAGACGTGAAGGTTTCGAATTACAAGTTTCTAAACCACAAGTTATTTTAAGAGAAATTGACGGCGTGAAATGTGAACCATTTGAACGTGTACAATGTGAAGTGCCACAAGAATACACAGGTGCTGTTATTGAATCATTAGGCCAACGTAAAGGTGAAATGTTAGATATGGTAACTACAGATAATGGCTTAACACGTATTATCTTCATGGTACCAGCACGTGGATTAATTGGTTATACTACTGAATTTATGTCTCAAACACGTGGATATGGTATTATAAACCACACATTTGAAGAATTTAAACCTCGTGTTAAAGGTCGTATTGGCGGTAGAAGAAATGGTGCATTAGTATCATTAGACACGGGTAAAGCAAGTTCGTATGCACTTATGGGCTTAGAAGACCGTGGTATTAACTTCATGGAACCAGGTACTGAAGTTTATGAAGGCATGGTTGTTGGTGAACATAATCGTGAAAATGACTTAACAGTCAATGTTACGAAAGAGAAAAACCAAACTAACGTACGTTCTTCTAACAAAGACCAAACAGTAACTATGAAACGTCCTAGAACTTTAACTCTTGAAGAAGCTTTACAATTTATTAATGACGACGAACTTGTAGAAGCTACACCAGAAAATATCCGTATTAGAAAAACTGTATTAGAAAAAAATGCTCGTGAAAAAGAAGCGAAACGTATTAAACAATTAATGCAAGAAGATGAATAAAATACGAAATTAAAATAAGCATGATTATAGAGCTGGGACATAAATGTCTCAGCCTATTTATTGTTAAAGTAATAGCGTAATAATAATATGTTAATAAATCAGTCAGATCGTAAAAATGATGGGCTCAGAACTTAGATAAACCTTAGGTGATAGTTCACCTAAGGTTTATTTATATATTATAATCTTTTAGTGAATATTGGCAGTAATTAGACTGACTCTTGAGGGCAGAGCAATAACCGGAGACAACTGGTTCAGGCAGTGCTGGTGGAAAGCATTCACAAAAAAACTGCCAACAAAGTCCCCGACTTTGTTGGCAGTCTGAAATAAGCCCCGTCGCAAAAAAGATGGGGTGATTTATATTAACGGTGATCATAAGTAGTTATTTGATTACGTTGTTTAGGTGTATCAAGTCTACTTTTACATTCATCACACATAAAAGTATGCATTGGATCATTGCGTAATCTTTTAGCTTCTAAAGTATTTTGATCTATAAATACTTCAGTATCGCAAATTATGCATTGAACTTTTTTCATATTAAATCACCTCGATATGAGTGACATACTTAAATTCGTATGAATAACCTTCATCAGGAATATATACAAAGCTATCTACTGAATAATCGTCATATAATTTTTTACCGTCTTTTGCAAATTGGAAAAAAAGATATGGTAATAAGTCAATAGGTAATTCTATTGACTCGTTATCATTAAATAAACGAATCGTTTTTGCGTGATCAAACGGTTCAGCATTTTTGAAAAATGGAGCCATATTAATGACAAATGAATTTTCTAAAACGGCTCTTTTTTTATATTTAATTTCAGAATTTAACGTTGGTGGATTAGTTTGACCTTCTAAAATTGCTCTATTCCATTCACGATTATCATCAAAATTGATTGGTTTGGTACCGTCGAATATACCTTGCTCTAAATCTTCTAGTTGAACTTTTCTGTCGTCAAAAATCCAAGTTGTACTGTCTAAAGTAATTGGAAATTTAACTTCACCCTTAATTTGAATCATAATCCCACTCCTATTTGATATCTTGTTTCAGAATTAAAACGTTATTAAGTAATCAATCACAACGTTAATATATTATATTGAATCTGACTTTTTTGTGAACAAATACATGTTTGAAATAAAAAAGTATATCTTATTGTTAAAGCGAAATATTCTGACAACAATCAGCTAATATATTGGCATTGCACGTCTGACACTTAGTATCGTTATAAATTCAATCAAAATAAATAATTGTTAATTACAATTTTATCACAAATACTAGTATTACGTATATTCCTGAATTCACTTGCTTTTTAGTATGCATTAAGATAAACTCGTCATATAAAGTTACAATTGATAGGGGGAGTATGTCTTGGTAAAAAATCAAAATATTAGTAATGTGGCATATGACCAGTTGAATAAAGATGCTGATAGGATTCTCCAACTTATTAAAGTACAAATGGATAATCTTACATTACCTCAATGCCCATTGTATGAAGAAGTACTTGATACACAGATGTTTGGATTACAAAAAGAAGTAGATTTCGCTGTACAACTTGGTTTAGTTGATAAAGAAGTGGGCAAAGATTTAATGCTTCGATTAGAAAAAGAACTTTCTAAATTGCATGATGCATTTACAAACGTTTAATTGGGTTAAATAAAATAGTTTTATAGCTGGGAAACTTGTGTTCCACGTTCAAAAAATATAAAAACTTATATGGTGTTCATTATTAAACTACATAAGTATACTGCAGGTGGCTAGGATATCAATAATTGTTGATTATATCTTAGCCACCTTTGTCATGTTTAAATAGTTAAATAATGAGTATCTAAAAAATGATGTTTTGTTATATTTATTCGGAAAATTGATAGAATGTTTGTTATAATATTTGAAGTACAATTTATTTTACATGTTGAAAAAAGTTTTTAAAGACAACTAAGTTATTGAACATAAGTCGAATTAATACAAAGTATTTAATTAGTGATAATAAATAATGAGAATTGGATGATATGTCAAATGAATAATGTGAAACAATTTTTTCGATATATAGGTCGGAATGCAAAGTATATTGATTATCCGTTAGTCATTACCTATTTATTACTATGTTTGATAGGTTTGGTAATGGTTTACAGCGCAAGTATGGTCGCTGCTACTAAAGGGTCATTAACTGGTGGTATATCAGTAGCTGGAACATACTTTTATACTAGACAGTTAATGTATGTAATTATGAGTTTGATTATTGTATTTTTTATGGCTTTCTTTATGAATGTCAAATTTCTTGAAACAAGCAGATTCCAAAAAGGCATGATGCTTGGCATTGTTATATTATTGATTGCGACGTTATTGATCGGTAGTAATATAAATGGTTCAAAAAGTTGGATTAATTTAGGCTTTATGAATTTACAAGCTTCCGAGTTATTAAAAATTGGCATAATTTTATATATGCCTTATATGATTGAAAAGAAACGGCCTAAAGTATTCAAAGAACCTAAATTACTAACATATCCTATCGTTTTAGCGGGTATATGTATAGGCCTTGTGTTATTGCAACGAGACGTTGGTCAAACGTTACTTATTATGATTATTTTCTTTGCAATATTATTTTATGCAGGTATTGGTGTTCAAAAATCAATCAAATACGGTCTGTTGATTATAATAGGGATTGTAATTATTGGTTCGCTTTTCTTACTAGTTGGGTTGGTTCCGGATTATTTAACAGCAAGATTCAGTACGCTAACGAATCCATTTAGTCAAGAATCTGGTACAGGATACCATATTTCAAATTCGTTGATTGCAATTGGTAATGGTGGATTACTAGGCAGAGGTTTAGGCAATAGTATTATGAAATTAGGGTATTTACCTGAGCCACATACAGATTTTATTTTTTCTATTATATGTGAAGAATTAGGTTTATTAGGTGGTTTGTTTGTTATATGTTTACTCTTTTTTATCGTTTATAGAGCTTTTGAACTCGCAAGCAAAACAAATTCTTATTTTTATAAGTTAGTTTGTGTAGGAGTAGCAAGTTATATAGGTAGTCAAACTTTTGTTAATCTAGGTGGTATTTCTGGTACGATTCCATTAACAGGTGTGCCTTTACCATTTATTAGTTTTGGCGGTTCTTCGATGATTAGTTTAAGTATAGCAATGGGCTTATTGTTAATAACAGCAAAACAAATTAAAATCGAACAAGCAAAATATAAAAAAACAAGAAAAAACAGAACAAGAATTAGTCCAACCAGACATTCTTAATAAAGGCAAACGTTTTGATACAAATGTATTGAAAACGTTTGCTTATTTTTTTGCATCTTTAAAGTGATTTTGAAAAACTTTTATCAAAGTTCAATTATGATAACTAAAACTTATTGTAAACAATAACTTTTTATTATGCTATTCTTATGATATAATTTTGAAAGAAAGTGATGATATCAAGGTCTTACGTAGTTTTTAATGTGATGGTCATTACCTATCCGTCAGTGAGTGACATATGTATTTTGAGCTGTGTTAAAATAATGGCTATATATTTTTTACTGTCTAGATTGTTCGGATTTTGCTATAATGATTTTTATATCAAACTTTTTTGAAAATTCTAAATTTAAGGGGGACCATGATGTGAAACAAATAAACAAGCTTTTGGTAGCCAATCGTGGTGAAATTGCAATAAGGATTTTTAGAGCGGCAACAGAGTTAGACGTTAAAACAGTTGCTATTTATTCAAATGAAGATAAAGGATCTTTACATAGATATAAAGCGGATGAATCATACCTAGTGGGTGAAGATTTAGGGCCTGCTGAATCTTATTTGGACATTGAACGCATTATTGATGTTGCTAAACAAGCAGATGTAGACGCAATTCATCCAGGATATGGTTTTTTAAGTGAGAATGAAACTTTTGCAAAAAGGTGTCAGGAAGAAGGCATTAAGTTTATAGGGCCTCGTGTTGAGCATTTAGATATGTTTGGCGATAAAGTAAAAGCTAGAACGACAGCAATTAATGCAAATCTAACGGTTATACCAGGTACGGATGGTCCAATAGACAATCAACCAGATGCAGTTGCATTTGCGAATGAAGCTGGTTATCCATTGATGATTAAAGCTACTAGTGGTGGTGGCGGTAAAGGTATGCGTATCGTTCGTTCTGAAGATGAGCTAGAAGATGCATTCCATCGCGCTAAATCTGAAGCTGAAAAATCTTTTGGTAATAGTGAAGTTTATATAGAAAAATATATCGATAATCCCAAACATATTGAAGTTCAAGTCATCGGTGATGAACATGGGAATATAGTGCACTTATACGAACGTGATTGTTCAGTACAAAGACGTCATCAAAAAGTTGTTGAAGTAGCACCTTCAGTAGCGCTTGAAGACGATTTAAGAGAACGTATATGTGCTGCTGCGATTCAATTAATGGAAAATATCGAGTATGTGAATGCTGGTACAGTAGAATTTTTAGTTTCTGGTGATGAATTTTACTTCATAGAAGTAAATCCACGTGTACAAGTTGAACATACGATAACTGAAATGATTACAGGCGTAGATATTGTTAAGACACAAATATTAGTTGCTGATGGTGAGAATTTATATGATGAGGCAATCAGCATGCCACAACAACAAGATATTCAGACGCTAGGTTATGCAATCCAATGTCGTATTACTACTGAAGATCCAACAAATGATTTTATGCCTGATAGTGGTAGAATCATTGCTTATCGTTCAAGTGGTGGTTTTGGCGTAAGGTTAGATGCTGGTGATGGATTCCAAGGTGCCGAAATATCACCTTATTACGATTCTTTATTAGTGAAATTATCTACACATGCAATGTCATTCAAACAAGCGAATGAAAAAATGGACCGCTCATTACAAGAAATGAGGATTCGTGGTGTTAAAACCAATGTTCCATTTTTAATTAATGTTATGAGAAACGAACAATTCAAAACAGGTGATTATACAACTAAATTTATAGAAAAGACACCGGAACTTTT
This window harbors:
- a CDS encoding DUF2197 domain-containing protein — encoded protein: MKKVQCIICDTEVFIDQNTLEAKRLRNDPMHTFMCDECKSRLDTPKQRNQITTYDHR
- the typA gene encoding translational GTPase TypA — translated: MTKLREDVRNIAIIAHVDHGKTTLVDELLKQSGIFRENEHVDERAMDSNDIERERGITILAKNTAVNYKDNRINILDTPGHADFGGEVERIMKMVDGVVLVVDAYEGTMPQTRFVLKKALEQNLKPVVVVNKIDKPEARPEGVVDEVLDLFIELEANDEQLDFPVVYASAVNGTASLDPEKQDENMQSLYETIIDYVPAPVDNRDEPLQFQTALLDYSDYLGRIGVGRVFRGTMRVGDNVSLIKLDGTVKNFRVTKIFGYFGLKREEVNEAHAGDLIAVSGMEDINVGETVTPIDNRDALPVLRIDEPTLEMTFRVNNSPFAGREGDYVTSRQIQERLDQQLETDVSLKVTETDSPDKWIVAGRGELHLSILIENMRREGFELQVSKPQVILREIDGVKCEPFERVQCEVPQEYTGAVIESLGQRKGEMLDMVTTDNGLTRIIFMVPARGLIGYTTEFMSQTRGYGIINHTFEEFKPRVKGRIGGRRNGALVSLDTGKASSYALMGLEDRGINFMEPGTEVYEGMVVGEHNRENDLTVNVTKEKNQTNVRSSNKDQTVTMKRPRTLTLEEALQFINDDELVEATPENIRIRKTVLEKNAREKEAKRIKQLMQEDE
- a CDS encoding Nramp family divalent metal transporter; this encodes MEVRVLSKTIQSHNKSLDEINNTVSINTHGKFSQKLFSYLGPGLLVAVGYMDPGNWITSMQGGAQFGYILLFVILLSSLSAMLLQSMTVRLGIATGMDLAQATKHYLNKPIAFVFWIIAELAIIATDIAEVIGSAIALDLLFGIPLLVGALITVLDVFLLLFIMKFGFRKIEAIVGTLIFTVLVIFIFEVFIASPHVSEVLNGFLPSKTIITDNSALFIALGIIGATIMPHNLYLHSSIVQSRMYDRKSTKSKAQAIKYAIIDSNIQLSIAFVVNCLLLVLGAALFFGVNSEQLGGFYDLFNALQNQPILGASLGAIMSTLFAIALLASGQNSTITGTMAGQIVMEGFINLKIPNWLRRLITRSIAILPIILCLIIFKGNEAKMEQLLVFSQVFLSLALPFSLIPLQLSTNDYSLMGQFKNKSWVNIISWILIIILSLLNIYLIIQTFQEL
- a CDS encoding inositol monophosphatase family protein, translated to MTVYEFAKGLILEAGINVRKIMKEDIKVETKSNPNDLVTNVDKATEKYLFDNITETYPNHLVIGEEGHGHDLKDETGVVWVIDPIDGTLNFVHQKENFAISIGIYNNGNPYAGFVYDVMNDVLYHAKTGEGAYENGTLLPKIVSTPLKTSIIGINPNWLTKPKLGEVFKPIVEEARSARAYGSAALEIIHVATGKLGGYVTPRLQPWDFAGGLIILNEVGGLGTNLMGDTLSIYEPNSIVMANAQLHSELIEHHFQKNNEIIELLQQRLKN
- a CDS encoding YktB family protein — protein: MTQYTFKPKDFKVFTVDGLDARMEALNNHVRPQLHALGDYFSQYLETATGEVFYPHVAKHARRSVNPPKDTWVAFATNKRGYKMQPHFQIGLFENQLFIMYGVMHEAKDKAQQVTAFENQFETLKNLPNDFSISLDHMSQEKTYIHEMTDEDIYKAFKRVKEVKKGEFFVARTLAPGSEVLENDKSFLEFLEDTFEYLLKFYK
- a CDS encoding YlaN family protein; translation: MVKNQNISNVAYDQLNKDADRILQLIKVQMDNLTLPQCPLYEEVLDTQMFGLQKEVDFAVQLGLVDKEVGKDLMLRLEKELSKLHDAFTNV
- the ftsW gene encoding cell division peptidoglycan polymerase FtsW, translated to MNNVKQFFRYIGRNAKYIDYPLVITYLLLCLIGLVMVYSASMVAATKGSLTGGISVAGTYFYTRQLMYVIMSLIIVFFMAFFMNVKFLETSRFQKGMMLGIVILLIATLLIGSNINGSKSWINLGFMNLQASELLKIGIILYMPYMIEKKRPKVFKEPKLLTYPIVLAGICIGLVLLQRDVGQTLLIMIIFFAILFYAGIGVQKSIKYGLLIIIGIVIIGSLFLLVGLVPDYLTARFSTLTNPFSQESGTGYHISNSLIAIGNGGLLGRGLGNSIMKLGYLPEPHTDFIFSIICEELGLLGGLFVICLLFFIVYRAFELASKTNSYFYKLVCVGVASYIGSQTFVNLGGISGTIPLTGVPLPFISFGGSSMISLSIAMGLLLITAKQIKIEQAKYKKTRKNRTRISPTRHS
- a CDS encoding DUF5325 family protein encodes the protein MQQKKSKSIFWVLAIVAIVFLLLFSFSIAATNVPFMILTFILFIATFGYGFTLKKKYRENDWL
- a CDS encoding DUF4064 domain-containing protein, whose amino-acid sequence is MKRKAERITAWVANGLSILFLLLMILVFSFLNVPEFQETFKEMNQQQGVEMSIEAFKTSMIFQGSFLIISTILGIIGTLTIKGNRILAGCILIIAAITGIFAGNFIALILWFVVAIMLFVRKGPYDGVNQNDREFPQHNFDEQNNQRKQAEINPENEMKKKKEDDPYIY